Proteins from a genomic interval of Triplophysa dalaica isolate WHDGS20190420 chromosome 13, ASM1584641v1, whole genome shotgun sequence:
- the si:ch211-278j3.3 gene encoding E3 ubiquitin-protein ligase RNF19B isoform X1 produces the protein MRRPKQQSQALSFLNFFSRKPKSDPKIEKPSGTLNKDEVAITLTPNEHEHVEKDKAHSEEGIGGEVGGDRGHLGKVEEAGVGDDGQGAECGSSGSMGVLSLSSSSQEQLLEHLVECPLCLLSQPRGHFPRLSSCQHRACTDCLRQYLRIEISESRVGIACPQCPESLALPDVRAILDDGALLERFEEFQLRRFLAADPDTRWCPAPDCSYAVIANGCAECPKLSCGREGCDTEFCYHCRQLWHPDQTCDQARRQRARHTLGANDISSLYVFNEEPGDAEEIKPCPRCGAYIMKTNDGSCNRMNCTVCACQFCWLCMQEITDVHYLSPSGCTFWGKKPWSQTRKVLWQVGMLLGAPVVISLIAGIAIPVIIVGIPIYMGRKVHGRCKKNNISGSKHYLTVASGVMMSVFVSPVIAAITVGVGVPLMLTYVYGVVPMSLCRNGWCRPQNEPPEVRNIQLEDLANYLLFSHVVSDHWTGLPNPALTEGRIQEVNVNIEEVLPLPSTSMIQSGEKDFVEPPNDRQLDNTEQDVQSDEVDVVDECAYMSTQTFSLREGTNIEVRVEIEAQPRGGRKPSLSSILSSKSLSSESLGQPCEPLCAPQQTGSADPLPVPETDSV, from the exons ATGAGGAGACCCAAGCAACAGTCGCAGGCCCTAAGTTTTCTAAACTTCTTCAGCCGCAAGCCCAAATCTGACCCCAAGATTGAGAAGCCTTCCGGTACTTTAAACAAGGACGAGGTGGCCATCACTCTTACACCCAATGAGCATGAGCATGTGGAAAAA GACAAGGCTCATAGTGAAGAGGGCATTGGTGGAGAGGTTGGTGGGGATAGAGGACATCTCGGGAAGGTTGAAGAAGCCGGAGTAGGAGATGATGGGCAAGGTGCTGAGTGTGGGAGCAGTGGTTCAATGGGGGTACTGTCCTTATCCTCCTCAAGTCAAGAACAGTTACTCGAGCACCTGGTCGAGTGCCCGCTCTGCCTGCTCAGTCAACCTCGCGGCCACTTCCCTCGTCTGTCCTCCTGCCAGCACCGAGCCTGCACCGACTGCTTACGACAGTACCTACGAATCGAGATCTCAGAGAGCCGCGTGGGCATCGCCTGCCCGCAGTGCCCTGAATCTCTGGCGCTGCCTGATGTCCGTGCCATCCTGGATGACGGTGCTTTGCTGGAGCGTTTCGAAGAGTTCCAGCTGCGCCGCTTTCTGGCAGCTGACCCAGACACGCGCTGGTGCCCGGCACCAGACTGCAG CTATGCTGTGATAGCCAACGGCTGTGCCGAATGCCCCAAGCTAAGCTGTGGTCGGGAAGGTTGTGATACCGAGTTCTGCTACCACTGCCGGCAACTGTGGCATCCAGACCAGACTTGTGACCAAGCCAGACGTCAGCGTGCCCGGCATACGTTAGGGGCCAATGATATTTCCTCACTTTACGTATTCAACGAGGAACCTGGAG ATGCAGAGGAGATCAAGCCCTGTCCCCGCTGTGGTGCCTATATCATGAAGACTAATGATGGCAGCTGCAATAGGATGAATTGTACAGTGTGTGCCTGTCAGTTCTGTTGGCTATGTATGCAGGAGATCACGGACGTGCACTACCTCAG TCCTTCAGGCTGCACTTTCTGGGGAAAGAAGCCATGGTCGCAGACCCGAAAGGTTTTGTGGCAGGTCGGCATGCTGCTTGGGGCTCCGGTGGTGATCTCACTAATAGCAGGCATTGCAATACCGGTCATCATTGTGGGCATCCCAATATATATGGGTCGCAAG GTCCACGGTCGctgtaagaaaaacaatatcTCAGGAAGTAAGCATTACTTGACAGTGGCCAGTGGGGTCATGATGTCCGTGTTCGTGTCTCCAGTCATAGCAGCCATTACTGTAG ggGTGGGAGTGCCTCTTATGTTGACGTATGTCTACGGGGTAGTGCCCATGTCTTTGTGTCGAAATGGCTGGTGCAGACCACAAAATGAACCTCCAGAAGTTCGGAATATACAGCTGGAAGATCTTGCCAATT ATCTTCTATTTTCTCATGTAGTCAGTGACCATTGGACCGGCCTGCCCAATCCAGCTCTAACCGAAGGAAGGATACAGGAAGTGAATGTTAACATTGAGGAAGTGCTGCCGCTTCCCAGCACCAGTATGATCCAGTCAGGAGAAAAGGACTTTGTTGAACCACCCAATGACAGACAGCTTGACAACACAGAGCAGGACGTCCAGTCAGATGAAGTGGATGTTGTAGACGAATGTGCTTACATGAGCACACAGACGTTTTCTCTGAG GGAGGGGACCAATATCGAGGTCCGTGTGGAGATCGAGGCTCAGCCACGAGGAGGGCGGAAGCCAAGTCTCAGCAGTATTCTGTCTAGCAAGAGCCTGTCTTCAGAATCACTAGGCCAGCCCTGTGAACCTCTATGTGCCCCTCAACAGACAGGGAGCGCAGACCCCCTGCCAGTTCCTGAGACGGACAGTGTCTGA
- the si:ch211-278j3.3 gene encoding E3 ubiquitin-protein ligase RNF19A isoform X2 — protein sequence MRRPKQQSQALSFLNFFSRKPKSDPKIEKPSGTLNKDEVAITLTPNEHEHVEKDKAHSEEGIGGEVGGDRGHLGKVEEAGVGDDGQGAECGSSGSMGVLSLSSSSQEQLLEHLVECPLCLLSQPRGHFPRLSSCQHRACTDCLRQYLRIEISESRVGIACPQCPESLALPDVRAILDDGALLERFEEFQLRRFLAADPDTRWCPAPDCSYAVIANGCAECPKLSCGREGCDTEFCYHCRQLWHPDQTCDQARRQRARHTLGANDISSLYVFNEEPGDAEEIKPCPRCGAYIMKTNDGSCNRMNCTVCACQFCWLCMQEITDVHYLSPSGCTFWGKKPWSQTRKVLWQVGMLLGAPVVISLIAGIAIPVIIVGIPIYMGRKVHGRCKKNNISGSKHYLTVASGVMMSVFVSPVIAAITVGVGVPLMLTYVYGVVPMSLCRNGWCRPQNEPPEVRNIQLEDLANFSDHWTGLPNPALTEGRIQEVNVNIEEVLPLPSTSMIQSGEKDFVEPPNDRQLDNTEQDVQSDEVDVVDECAYMSTQTFSLREGTNIEVRVEIEAQPRGGRKPSLSSILSSKSLSSESLGQPCEPLCAPQQTGSADPLPVPETDSV from the exons ATGAGGAGACCCAAGCAACAGTCGCAGGCCCTAAGTTTTCTAAACTTCTTCAGCCGCAAGCCCAAATCTGACCCCAAGATTGAGAAGCCTTCCGGTACTTTAAACAAGGACGAGGTGGCCATCACTCTTACACCCAATGAGCATGAGCATGTGGAAAAA GACAAGGCTCATAGTGAAGAGGGCATTGGTGGAGAGGTTGGTGGGGATAGAGGACATCTCGGGAAGGTTGAAGAAGCCGGAGTAGGAGATGATGGGCAAGGTGCTGAGTGTGGGAGCAGTGGTTCAATGGGGGTACTGTCCTTATCCTCCTCAAGTCAAGAACAGTTACTCGAGCACCTGGTCGAGTGCCCGCTCTGCCTGCTCAGTCAACCTCGCGGCCACTTCCCTCGTCTGTCCTCCTGCCAGCACCGAGCCTGCACCGACTGCTTACGACAGTACCTACGAATCGAGATCTCAGAGAGCCGCGTGGGCATCGCCTGCCCGCAGTGCCCTGAATCTCTGGCGCTGCCTGATGTCCGTGCCATCCTGGATGACGGTGCTTTGCTGGAGCGTTTCGAAGAGTTCCAGCTGCGCCGCTTTCTGGCAGCTGACCCAGACACGCGCTGGTGCCCGGCACCAGACTGCAG CTATGCTGTGATAGCCAACGGCTGTGCCGAATGCCCCAAGCTAAGCTGTGGTCGGGAAGGTTGTGATACCGAGTTCTGCTACCACTGCCGGCAACTGTGGCATCCAGACCAGACTTGTGACCAAGCCAGACGTCAGCGTGCCCGGCATACGTTAGGGGCCAATGATATTTCCTCACTTTACGTATTCAACGAGGAACCTGGAG ATGCAGAGGAGATCAAGCCCTGTCCCCGCTGTGGTGCCTATATCATGAAGACTAATGATGGCAGCTGCAATAGGATGAATTGTACAGTGTGTGCCTGTCAGTTCTGTTGGCTATGTATGCAGGAGATCACGGACGTGCACTACCTCAG TCCTTCAGGCTGCACTTTCTGGGGAAAGAAGCCATGGTCGCAGACCCGAAAGGTTTTGTGGCAGGTCGGCATGCTGCTTGGGGCTCCGGTGGTGATCTCACTAATAGCAGGCATTGCAATACCGGTCATCATTGTGGGCATCCCAATATATATGGGTCGCAAG GTCCACGGTCGctgtaagaaaaacaatatcTCAGGAAGTAAGCATTACTTGACAGTGGCCAGTGGGGTCATGATGTCCGTGTTCGTGTCTCCAGTCATAGCAGCCATTACTGTAG ggGTGGGAGTGCCTCTTATGTTGACGTATGTCTACGGGGTAGTGCCCATGTCTTTGTGTCGAAATGGCTGGTGCAGACCACAAAATGAACCTCCAGAAGTTCGGAATATACAGCTGGAAGATCTTGCCAATT TCAGTGACCATTGGACCGGCCTGCCCAATCCAGCTCTAACCGAAGGAAGGATACAGGAAGTGAATGTTAACATTGAGGAAGTGCTGCCGCTTCCCAGCACCAGTATGATCCAGTCAGGAGAAAAGGACTTTGTTGAACCACCCAATGACAGACAGCTTGACAACACAGAGCAGGACGTCCAGTCAGATGAAGTGGATGTTGTAGACGAATGTGCTTACATGAGCACACAGACGTTTTCTCTGAG GGAGGGGACCAATATCGAGGTCCGTGTGGAGATCGAGGCTCAGCCACGAGGAGGGCGGAAGCCAAGTCTCAGCAGTATTCTGTCTAGCAAGAGCCTGTCTTCAGAATCACTAGGCCAGCCCTGTGAACCTCTATGTGCCCCTCAACAGACAGGGAGCGCAGACCCCCTGCCAGTTCCTGAGACGGACAGTGTCTGA